In the Paenibacillus sp. FSL H7-0357 genome, one interval contains:
- a CDS encoding sugar phosphate isomerase/epimerase family protein, which translates to MKKNKKKILTVIIVCISLVIVLIAGYGIKENVRINKIVKSHKTEQKAEQNNVVKSNDENDFQHITTAVQQIMIGTMSNNYDNALQTLLNIKNAGYESIELNDFMIHKSSILVKLMTKFSGMPIGNGGKLDWPKLIEESGLKVISIHSNLGSIENDAKAIADEAKNFGTDTVVITGMYRFDYSSLDEVEELAQRLNKAGKALSEEGIRLLYHNHNVELQKVTSEKTAYDIIIEETDPAYVNFEFDSYWMADGGANVPALMEKLGSRMKLWHINDRGYTKSGPYMTPILKENATELGNGNMDLDTLSAIAKKNGVEGVILETHKNWVDSDPIKSLQVSAEYMQEKFGYRTISRK; encoded by the coding sequence ATGAAAAAAAACAAAAAGAAAATATTAACAGTAATCATTGTGTGCATTAGTCTCGTGATAGTACTTATTGCTGGTTATGGAATCAAAGAAAATGTCCGAATTAATAAAATTGTGAAATCACACAAAACGGAGCAAAAAGCAGAACAAAACAATGTTGTAAAAAGTAATGATGAGAATGATTTTCAACATATTACAACTGCAGTTCAACAGATTATGATAGGAACAATGAGTAATAATTATGATAATGCTTTACAGACATTACTTAATATCAAAAACGCAGGTTATGAATCTATCGAATTAAATGATTTTATGATTCACAAGTCTTCTATACTCGTAAAACTAATGACAAAGTTCTCAGGAATGCCTATTGGCAATGGCGGCAAGCTTGATTGGCCTAAGCTGATTGAGGAAAGCGGACTAAAGGTCATAAGCATACACAGTAATCTCGGGAGCATAGAGAATGATGCAAAAGCGATAGCCGATGAAGCGAAAAATTTTGGGACAGATACTGTAGTTATTACTGGTATGTACAGATTTGATTATAGTAGTCTAGATGAAGTGGAAGAACTTGCCCAACGTCTGAATAAGGCTGGAAAAGCTCTTTCGGAAGAAGGAATACGTCTTTTATATCATAATCATAATGTTGAACTGCAAAAGGTAACCTCTGAAAAAACAGCTTACGACATTATAATTGAAGAAACAGATCCTGCATATGTCAATTTCGAGTTTGATAGTTACTGGATGGCCGATGGTGGTGCTAATGTTCCGGCTTTGATGGAAAAACTGGGTAGCCGAATGAAATTATGGCATATCAATGACCGCGGTTATACCAAATCAGGTCCTTATATGACACCAATACTGAAAGAAAATGCTACTGAATTAGGAAATGGAAATATGGATCTGGATACACTCTCAGCAATTGCTAAAAAAAACGGAGTAGAAGGTGTTATATTAGAAACTCATAAAAATTGGGTAGATAGCGATCCAATTAAGAGTCTCCAGGTTAGTGCAGAATACATGCAGGAAAAGTTTGGATACCGAACCATTTCCAGAAAATGA
- a CDS encoding glycerol-3-phosphate responsive antiterminator codes for MKNGLFAGSSDHRIIPAVRKAEDLQKACDSEWPMIFLLIGDLFTVKQYVRQGLEAGKKVFLHVDFIGGLGSDPLVVKYIAEKIGPTGIISTKNHMVKQAKKSGLLAIQRLFLIDTSALEHGINNVRQNESDALEVMPGLIPRVITELSRSTSRPIIAGGLIKEHHEIQAALQAGASAVSMGNPELWRSFTQT; via the coding sequence GTGAAGAACGGACTGTTTGCTGGAAGCAGCGACCACAGAATTATACCGGCAGTGCGCAAGGCTGAAGACTTGCAGAAGGCCTGCGACAGCGAATGGCCGATGATCTTTCTGCTGATTGGCGATCTGTTCACTGTGAAGCAATATGTGAGGCAGGGCCTGGAAGCTGGCAAGAAAGTTTTCCTGCATGTAGATTTCATCGGCGGATTGGGGAGCGATCCGCTGGTGGTCAAATATATTGCCGAGAAGATTGGTCCGACTGGCATTATCTCAACCAAGAACCATATGGTCAAGCAGGCTAAGAAAAGCGGGCTTCTGGCGATCCAGCGCCTGTTCCTGATCGACACCTCCGCGCTGGAGCACGGCATAAACAACGTGCGCCAGAATGAATCGGATGCGCTTGAAGTCATGCCGGGGCTGATTCCCAGGGTCATTACCGAGCTGAGCCGCAGTACCTCCCGCCCTATCATTGCCGGTGGCCTGATCAAGGAGCATCATGAGATTCAGGCAGCTCTCCAAGCAGGAGCGAGTGCAGTATCGATGGGCAACCCGGAGCTTTGGCGCAGTTTTACACAAACTTAA
- a CDS encoding TrmB family transcriptional regulator has protein sequence MLYKFGFSQYESKVYEALASTMQPMDATIIVKLSGVPKAKIYEVISRMVEKGMVLESVSEKKKLYSALPLPLVIEKLTAEFQSDVQELEQHKVQRGIIDDHVWSLKADASIGSQLKQLMENAERSIRFSAWEDDFRRYLPILLEKQNDGVKVEGVVIGDTPDGLPQIVPMKPSKQHVLLERFRLLIVDDREVVFAGVEQGSWQAIMTRSQPFVRVFTDYFHHDLLLTKITGKYSEILLNDEEIMTELLQLKY, from the coding sequence ATGCTTTATAAATTCGGATTTTCACAATACGAAAGTAAGGTTTACGAAGCGTTGGCATCGACGATGCAGCCCATGGACGCCACGATAATCGTAAAGCTATCCGGCGTGCCCAAGGCGAAAATATATGAAGTGATCTCCCGAATGGTGGAGAAAGGGATGGTGCTTGAATCCGTTTCGGAAAAAAAGAAGCTGTATTCGGCGCTGCCTCTTCCTCTCGTCATAGAGAAATTAACGGCAGAGTTTCAGTCGGACGTTCAAGAGCTTGAGCAGCATAAGGTTCAGAGGGGGATCATCGACGACCATGTCTGGAGCTTGAAAGCGGACGCTTCGATCGGATCCCAGCTGAAGCAGCTGATGGAGAATGCGGAACGATCAATTCGGTTTTCGGCATGGGAGGACGATTTTCGTCGGTATTTGCCCATTCTGCTGGAGAAGCAAAACGATGGCGTCAAGGTGGAAGGCGTCGTGATCGGGGATACGCCTGACGGCCTGCCCCAAATCGTCCCGATGAAGCCAAGCAAGCAGCATGTGTTGCTGGAACGTTTCAGGCTGCTGATCGTAGATGATCGGGAGGTCGTATTCGCCGGCGTGGAACAGGGGTCCTGGCAGGCGATAATGACCCGGTCGCAGCCATTTGTACGCGTGTTTACGGACTACTTCCATCATGATTTACTCTTGACGAAAATCACGGGCAAATACAGTGAGATTCTACTGAATGACGAGGAGATTATGACGGAATTGCTTCAATTGAAATATTAA
- a CDS encoding glycerophosphodiester phosphodiesterase family protein, which produces MSTNPVLLEESFDGYETGTLPPNWISDVNEGSSPFTVVQNTYGDGRLTFDGNAFGKQSRILTPVQWDNYVIETDVRFDSFLNSGSGASIMFQASSDGKLPYSQMTIKQNGTIETSYRNTDGSWLYPTPISATGSPLQVNTDYTMKVRVFDRNVKMYLKEKDDMSFTLYGDKNLTVDKPPENGMIGFQGDQSEVSFDNLKVTRVTADQIDLAVPGTLEALSGTTSVTSSVYYSDGITDVVPTDRVELYSSDESIITIQNNQLYPLKPGKATITAVYDNAEASKEITVTPSLTGIKVVSLKGEEEYVLVNAQTALDLSTLQFQADYNDLTSGVVKGNELTWTSDDSAIQIENGTLIAQEKGFYEITGTKDNVSVSMMVLVKNPKDTEYVLYEENFDHLTDGTLPEGWMIPQSTGPVYPERIIDDFDGNSVHGGWMDSGTGVYTLSLDNQVTGDGSNAMRVDYDKQTQSWAFMKANVDPNSAYFGGNQLSFKIKGNVKLIVKYEEVNGAHEKKFEINTNGNWETVTWDTSTIKDDITDAKRILIFAAPGEANTSGTFYLDDIKVFNSEEQAADNAAVKSGAFELNALAEKDNPARVILPEYLSAFGNYKIEADVTHLEAIDTSRWHSIMYRIQNHDYPYYQMAVRQDATVAYGMEFAERTPANGWKVIDKGSNSEPIDAGKMYHYTVKAYDNRVQQSINDQIIVDTGLATAYSKGAVGLQANGSRMKVDNIRVTLQLDELPPVPEERFVQVAEPDTSIAMAPSVVKEIQNANDLAELSGAALPATIVLHVGQGLKVIDPVGKTAVGTVESVLETIGNSVIPAFYVKDKASVDELTNYLQTNGWEDAAIISDNGELVKRARTAYPMLRGIVDFSSAGGNLTEEELLEIRRETTASLAKTAILPMGASSKGNVEYLQKRMIMVWAKETANKPDKNIAMHQLITAGVNGIVTNAHEVAIGALKVYSNNVTLIRKPYIIGHRGVPSISPENTIEGNRMSLESGADFIENDMYLSKDGHLVIIHDSLLEHTTNGTGNVEDTTLEQMKQLNANKPHPDGYPDVKIPTLEEQIELAREFDRMVMAEIKSNKPEAVDALVRTIKENNAEGIIDVMAFQTSQLKRMSELMPEMPLGLLTSGYASETNVYKSLRDTLKLVQGMNVSFNTSYDGLGKNFMEAAKHRGIIISPWTFTNKNDVIRFMMLGVYGITTDYAFWAEDWTASIKPEQDKHELAKGESISLSAIVESYKGTKTTISPDVVMLDGQDVVEVSGSKVTAKQPGTAHVLLRYTASFDDNNKYDIYTQPVSIKVKGQDGNGGSDGGNNGGNNGGNNGGNGGSGTSPGAGGVNQPSNPATQAADRIVAKEGKVGAAELKDSLAAHSNVKVQSDGDKLELPAAGLLDASRVNGKTLLVIIDNVTYTLPLSLIKLDTLAQQLGVSVDDVLIRFTFAKLNADNAAAVQSIIAATGGNLVTAPVEFKVEAVSKTGQAIPVSFDSAYVSLDIILNKAVDSGKATGVQYVPETKQLRFVPTLFTAKDGKTTATLKRSGNSVYTVIENNNSFADMTGHWAKADVELMANKLIVNGVSGNRFDAERPITRAEFAAMLVRSLGLNPMLAQASFSDVSAANWFAEEVATATEAGILGGYEDGTFRPNNKITREEQAVMVVRAMTYAGIDAKVSQAKQDEILASFKDAGQADWSKAELAAAIQAGLIKGMTSDTLEPGSVATRAQSATMLKRFLITANFINE; this is translated from the coding sequence GTGAGTACAAATCCGGTACTCTTGGAAGAAAGTTTTGACGGTTACGAGACCGGGACTTTACCTCCCAATTGGATATCCGATGTGAACGAGGGAAGCTCCCCTTTTACGGTTGTACAGAACACTTATGGTGATGGTAGATTGACGTTCGACGGAAATGCCTTCGGCAAACAAAGCCGGATTCTGACGCCGGTGCAGTGGGACAACTATGTCATTGAAACTGATGTGCGGTTCGACAGCTTCTTAAACTCGGGCAGCGGAGCTTCCATTATGTTCCAGGCATCATCAGATGGAAAGCTGCCTTACTCGCAAATGACGATTAAACAGAATGGTACGATTGAAACGTCTTATCGGAATACCGACGGCAGCTGGTTATACCCTACGCCTATAAGTGCAACCGGCTCTCCGCTTCAGGTGAATACGGATTATACAATGAAAGTAAGGGTTTTTGACCGTAACGTTAAGATGTACTTGAAAGAAAAGGACGACATGAGCTTTACATTATACGGAGATAAAAATCTAACGGTTGATAAGCCTCCGGAAAATGGAATGATCGGCTTCCAGGGAGACCAGAGTGAGGTGTCCTTCGACAATTTGAAGGTAACCCGGGTCACAGCAGACCAGATCGATCTTGCGGTACCCGGCACGCTGGAGGCGTTGAGCGGCACGACCAGCGTGACTAGCAGCGTCTATTACTCTGATGGCATTACGGATGTAGTTCCTACGGATCGGGTTGAGTTGTATTCCTCCGATGAGAGTATCATTACAATCCAAAATAACCAGCTTTATCCCCTTAAGCCTGGGAAAGCAACCATTACCGCCGTCTATGACAATGCGGAGGCTTCAAAAGAAATTACCGTGACGCCTTCTTTGACGGGTATCAAGGTCGTTTCCTTAAAGGGTGAAGAAGAATATGTGCTTGTGAATGCACAAACGGCATTGGACCTTAGCACGTTGCAGTTCCAGGCAGACTATAATGATCTTACATCAGGCGTTGTGAAAGGTAATGAACTGACTTGGACATCGGATGATTCGGCTATCCAAATTGAGAACGGTACGCTAATCGCGCAGGAAAAAGGTTTCTATGAGATTACAGGCACGAAGGACAATGTGTCTGTCAGCATGATGGTTCTCGTCAAAAATCCGAAAGATACCGAGTACGTTCTGTATGAGGAAAACTTTGACCATCTAACTGACGGTACGCTTCCTGAAGGCTGGATGATACCCCAGTCCACGGGACCTGTATATCCGGAACGGATCATTGACGATTTTGACGGCAATTCCGTACACGGCGGTTGGATGGATTCGGGAACAGGAGTCTATACGCTTAGCTTGGATAACCAGGTAACCGGTGACGGCAGCAACGCTATGCGTGTGGACTATGACAAGCAAACACAATCCTGGGCGTTTATGAAGGCAAATGTTGATCCGAATTCGGCTTATTTCGGCGGGAATCAATTGAGTTTCAAGATCAAAGGCAACGTGAAACTGATCGTGAAATACGAAGAAGTAAACGGGGCTCACGAGAAGAAATTCGAGATTAACACGAATGGGAATTGGGAAACAGTCACCTGGGATACTTCAACGATCAAAGATGACATAACCGATGCAAAACGAATTCTCATTTTTGCCGCCCCGGGTGAAGCCAATACATCCGGAACGTTCTACCTGGATGACATCAAGGTGTTCAATTCAGAGGAGCAGGCCGCTGACAATGCTGCGGTGAAGTCGGGAGCTTTTGAGCTCAATGCACTTGCTGAGAAGGATAATCCGGCCCGGGTTATTTTGCCAGAGTATTTGAGTGCTTTTGGCAATTACAAAATTGAAGCCGATGTAACGCATTTGGAGGCGATAGATACCTCCAGATGGCATTCCATCATGTATCGCATTCAAAATCATGATTACCCTTATTACCAAATGGCTGTTCGGCAAGATGCTACTGTGGCCTATGGAATGGAGTTTGCAGAGAGAACTCCCGCCAACGGCTGGAAAGTCATCGACAAAGGCTCGAACAGCGAACCTATTGACGCCGGGAAAATGTATCATTACACGGTTAAGGCGTACGACAACAGAGTTCAGCAATCGATCAATGACCAGATTATTGTAGATACCGGTCTAGCTACAGCTTACTCCAAAGGAGCGGTAGGCTTACAAGCTAATGGGAGCAGAATGAAGGTTGACAATATTCGCGTGACGCTGCAGCTGGATGAGCTGCCCCCTGTGCCGGAAGAACGGTTCGTTCAGGTTGCGGAGCCCGACACGAGCATCGCGATGGCTCCTTCCGTAGTGAAGGAAATTCAAAACGCCAATGACTTGGCTGAGCTGAGTGGAGCTGCGCTTCCTGCAACCATTGTGCTGCATGTGGGACAAGGTTTGAAAGTTATCGATCCGGTAGGGAAGACGGCAGTCGGTACAGTCGAATCCGTTCTTGAAACGATCGGAAACAGCGTGATTCCGGCGTTTTATGTGAAGGACAAGGCTTCGGTAGACGAACTAACGAACTATTTGCAAACGAACGGGTGGGAGGATGCCGCCATCATTTCCGATAACGGAGAACTGGTCAAACGAGCAAGAACCGCTTATCCAATGCTTCGCGGCATCGTGGACTTCAGTTCGGCAGGCGGCAACTTGACCGAGGAAGAGCTGCTTGAGATTCGAAGAGAAACGACGGCCAGCCTTGCCAAAACGGCTATATTGCCGATGGGCGCTTCTTCCAAAGGCAATGTGGAGTATCTCCAGAAGCGGATGATTATGGTATGGGCAAAGGAAACGGCTAACAAGCCGGACAAAAACATTGCCATGCACCAGCTTATAACGGCAGGTGTGAACGGAATCGTTACGAATGCGCACGAAGTCGCAATTGGGGCGTTGAAGGTATATTCCAACAACGTGACTTTGATTCGCAAGCCTTATATTATCGGGCACAGAGGCGTGCCGTCGATATCTCCCGAGAACACCATCGAAGGGAACAGGATGTCACTGGAAAGCGGTGCGGATTTTATCGAAAACGATATGTACCTGAGCAAAGACGGGCATTTGGTCATCATTCATGATTCGTTGCTGGAACATACGACTAACGGTACCGGAAATGTCGAGGATACTACGCTGGAGCAAATGAAGCAATTGAATGCGAACAAGCCGCACCCTGACGGGTATCCGGATGTAAAAATTCCGACTCTAGAGGAGCAAATCGAGCTTGCCAGGGAGTTCGACCGGATGGTTATGGCCGAGATCAAGTCGAACAAGCCTGAAGCGGTGGACGCACTTGTTCGGACCATAAAGGAAAATAATGCCGAGGGTATCATCGATGTGATGGCCTTCCAAACCAGTCAATTGAAGCGGATGTCCGAGCTGATGCCGGAAATGCCGCTGGGCTTATTAACCAGTGGATATGCAAGCGAGACGAATGTTTATAAATCGCTAAGAGATACGCTGAAGCTTGTCCAAGGAATGAACGTTTCATTTAATACAAGCTATGACGGTTTAGGCAAAAACTTTATGGAAGCTGCTAAGCATCGGGGCATCATCATTTCTCCGTGGACGTTCACCAATAAAAATGATGTTATCCGGTTCATGATGCTGGGAGTTTACGGCATTACGACCGACTACGCTTTCTGGGCGGAGGATTGGACGGCTTCAATCAAGCCGGAGCAGGACAAGCATGAGTTGGCCAAGGGTGAGAGCATCTCATTGTCGGCAATCGTGGAGTCCTATAAAGGTACGAAAACAACCATTTCGCCTGATGTCGTTATGTTGGATGGACAAGATGTCGTGGAAGTGAGCGGCAGCAAAGTAACGGCCAAACAGCCGGGAACGGCGCATGTGCTCTTGAGATATACAGCCTCCTTCGATGATAACAACAAGTATGATATTTACACGCAGCCTGTCTCGATAAAAGTAAAGGGGCAGGATGGCAACGGAGGCAGCGATGGAGGCAACAACGGAGGCAACAACGGTGGTAACAACGGAGGCAACGGTGGTAGCGGTACAAGCCCCGGCGCTGGCGGCGTAAACCAGCCGTCCAATCCGGCCACACAGGCTGCCGATCGGATCGTAGCCAAGGAAGGCAAAGTAGGAGCTGCCGAGTTAAAAGATTCACTTGCCGCGCACTCCAACGTAAAGGTTCAATCCGACGGAGATAAGCTGGAGCTGCCTGCAGCGGGCTTGCTAGATGCAAGCCGGGTAAACGGCAAGACACTGCTTGTTATTATTGACAATGTGACTTATACGCTGCCGTTGTCGCTGATCAAGCTCGACACACTGGCCCAGCAGCTCGGAGTAAGTGTTGACGACGTATTGATCCGCTTCACGTTTGCGAAGCTAAACGCCGATAATGCAGCAGCGGTACAAAGCATTATTGCTGCAACGGGCGGAAATCTGGTGACGGCTCCGGTGGAGTTTAAGGTCGAAGCGGTCAGCAAGACAGGGCAAGCGATCCCGGTTTCGTTCGATTCCGCGTATGTTTCTCTGGATATAATCCTGAACAAGGCAGTAGATTCGGGCAAAGCGACCGGCGTGCAATATGTGCCGGAAACGAAGCAGCTCCGTTTCGTACCGACTTTGTTCACGGCTAAAGATGGCAAAACGACGGCTACGCTAAAGCGCAGCGGAAACAGCGTGTACACAGTCATCGAAAATAACAATAGCTTTGCGGACATGACAGGGCATTGGGCGAAGGCCGACGTAGAGCTTATGGCCAACAAGCTCATCGTAAACGGCGTAAGCGGTAATCGCTTCGACGCGGAGCGCCCTATCACCCGCGCTGAATTTGCAGCGATGCTCGTCCGCTCGCTTGGCTTGAACCCCATGCTGGCACAAGCAAGCTTCAGCGACGTATCCGCCGCCAACTGGTTTGCCGAAGAGGTAGCGACGGCGACCGAAGCAGGCATCCTTGGCGGGTATGAGGACGGCACGTTCCGTCCGAACAACAAGATTACGCGCGAAGAGCAGGCGGTCATGGTTGTCCGCGCAATGACCTACGCGGGCATCGACGCCAAAGTATCACAGGCGAAGCAGGATGAGATTTTGGCATCGTTCAAGGATGCCGGCCAGGCCGACTGGTCGAAGGCGGAGCTGGCTGCAGCCATTCAAGCCGGTCTGATAAAAGGCATGACAAGTGATACTTTGGAACCGGGCAGCGTTGCTACCCGTGCCCAATCAGCAACTATGCTGAAGCGCTTCTTAATCACAGCTAATTTCATCAACGAGTAA
- a CDS encoding sigma-70 family RNA polymerase sigma factor, protein MRFNNIKLKEEQYSEKLGVIRDKLYRLAYCYVKNEQEALDIVSEATYKGYLAYGKMQSVTYFDTWMSRIVINTAIDHVRRNKRTVYIEDHGKELAATERGATLEERMDLYDALDRLVPEERTYIILKFFVNLPFREMAQVLSLSENTVKSKFYRIIKKLKHYLIEGEVDNV, encoded by the coding sequence ATGAGATTTAACAACATAAAATTAAAAGAAGAGCAGTACAGCGAAAAGCTCGGAGTAATTCGGGATAAGCTATACCGCCTCGCTTACTGTTATGTAAAAAATGAGCAAGAAGCGCTGGACATCGTATCTGAGGCTACTTACAAAGGGTACCTCGCTTATGGCAAAATGCAGTCCGTGACCTATTTTGATACCTGGATGTCACGTATTGTGATTAATACAGCTATTGATCATGTACGCCGCAACAAGCGGACGGTCTATATCGAGGATCATGGAAAAGAGCTTGCGGCTACTGAACGGGGAGCGACGCTGGAAGAAAGAATGGATTTGTATGATGCACTGGACCGGCTCGTACCAGAAGAGAGAACTTATATTATTTTGAAATTCTTTGTGAATCTTCCCTTTAGGGAAATGGCGCAAGTGCTTTCTCTATCGGAAAATACAGTCAAATCTAAATTTTACCGTATTATAAAAAAATTAAAACATTATTTGATTGAGGGAGAGGTTGATAACGTATGA
- a CDS encoding TetR/AcrR family transcriptional regulator produces MSEKNNVNQRVMLTKRLIGEALLKMLKTRNINKISIRELCQIAGINRTTFYNHYGSQYDVLNEIAETYVQNTSFTVINDLAAGKNIDECLTRILQYMKDNLEFAKLVVDLDNYDLISHITISLPQFDHMVIKHLSENLDLEEKKAIASYVQYGTVRLLKEWILSDCLKSPEEEAKLILNIAGRTIGN; encoded by the coding sequence ATGTCAGAAAAAAATAATGTCAACCAGAGGGTTATGCTAACAAAACGCTTGATTGGTGAGGCTTTATTAAAAATGTTAAAGACCCGTAATATTAATAAAATATCCATACGGGAATTATGCCAAATTGCAGGAATTAATCGTACAACCTTCTATAATCACTATGGAAGTCAATATGATGTATTAAATGAAATTGCTGAGACGTACGTACAAAACACTTCATTTACCGTTATAAATGATCTTGCAGCAGGCAAAAACATCGATGAATGTCTGACTCGGATTCTACAATATATGAAAGACAATCTTGAATTTGCAAAACTTGTAGTAGATCTAGATAACTATGACCTAATCTCCCACATCACAATCTCACTACCGCAGTTTGATCATATGGTCATTAAACACTTATCAGAAAACCTGGATTTGGAGGAAAAGAAGGCGATTGCTTCGTATGTTCAGTATGGAACAGTAAGACTTCTTAAAGAATGGATTCTTTCAGATTGCTTGAAGTCACCGGAAGAAGAAGCTAAATTAATTTTAAATATTGCTGGAAGAACAATTGGTAATTGA
- a CDS encoding MFS transporter, with translation MSFKIYILAIACFVTGMVELIVGGMLDLISSDLHTSVSAAGQLITLYSVVFAVSGPVLLTAASRVERKTLYQCALLVFIAGNVLSVFSQNFTTMVIARILSAASAALITALSITMASQMAESAYRARAIGVIFMGVSGSLVLGVPVGMMLGNAFGWRAPFVMISILAVISLIVVQIFIAKTPAGETVPLRKQLASLKNGKIIFGQLITLLMLTGHLTLYAYLTPFLQETLHLSPAILSFFYFIFGIAAVLGGGAGGWVTDRFGPEKSILTIVSLFAAAMLLMPISTASMYGCLIVMIIWSMLSWSISPSIQSYLIKTAPESSDIQQSLNNSASHIGIALGSVIGGIVIDNSSVYYNAWVGVIFVLLALGSAVLSIRHRSESRNVIDH, from the coding sequence ATGAGCTTTAAAATTTATATTTTGGCGATAGCCTGCTTTGTGACTGGGATGGTTGAACTGATCGTCGGGGGGATGCTGGATCTGATTTCATCGGACCTTCATACTTCGGTGAGCGCTGCCGGGCAGTTAATTACTTTGTACTCCGTGGTGTTTGCCGTATCAGGACCAGTTTTGCTGACGGCAGCCTCGAGGGTCGAGCGTAAAACCTTGTACCAATGCGCACTGCTGGTTTTCATTGCCGGCAATGTGCTTTCGGTTTTCAGCCAGAACTTTACGACGATGGTCATCGCGAGAATCTTGTCGGCGGCTAGCGCGGCGCTTATCACGGCGCTGTCCATTACGATGGCCTCCCAGATGGCCGAATCGGCGTACCGGGCGCGGGCGATCGGCGTAATCTTTATGGGGGTCAGCGGCTCACTGGTACTGGGCGTACCGGTGGGCATGATGCTGGGTAACGCTTTTGGCTGGCGTGCTCCGTTTGTCATGATCTCCATTCTGGCCGTCATTTCACTCATCGTGGTACAGATTTTCATTGCCAAGACGCCTGCGGGTGAGACGGTGCCGCTGCGCAAGCAGTTGGCTTCCTTAAAGAACGGCAAAATAATTTTCGGCCAGTTAATTACCCTTTTGATGCTGACCGGTCACTTGACCTTATATGCTTATCTGACACCGTTTCTGCAGGAGACCCTGCACTTAAGTCCGGCCATCCTCAGCTTCTTTTATTTTATCTTTGGTATCGCGGCAGTACTGGGCGGCGGGGCAGGGGGATGGGTCACCGACCGGTTTGGACCTGAAAAAAGCATTCTTACCATTGTCAGCTTGTTTGCCGCAGCCATGCTGCTGATGCCAATATCGACAGCTTCGATGTATGGTTGTCTGATCGTGATGATCATATGGAGTATGCTCAGCTGGTCGATCTCTCCTTCGATACAGAGCTACCTGATCAAAACAGCTCCGGAATCGTCGGACATCCAGCAGAGCCTGAACAACTCGGCATCCCATATCGGCATTGCGCTGGGCTCGGTAATTGGGGGCATAGTGATCGACAATTCGTCAGTGTATTACAACGCTTGGGTTGGAGTGATTTTCGTCCTGCTCGCATTGGGATCTGCTGTGTTGTCAATTAGACACCGTTCCGAGTCTCGTAATGTGATCGATCATTAA
- a CDS encoding HPr family phosphocarrier protein, translated as MQQTFKIIDEDGIHARPATALVNTATKFKDTEAFAEAKGKKVTLKSILGVLSLGLETGDTLILITEGTEAAEALAALQEVMIKEGLGEVYL; from the coding sequence ATGCAACAAACATTCAAAATTATCGACGAAGACGGGATCCATGCACGCCCGGCCACCGCGCTGGTCAATACAGCTACAAAATTTAAAGATACCGAAGCTTTTGCGGAAGCCAAAGGAAAAAAAGTAACCCTGAAATCCATCCTGGGCGTATTGTCCCTGGGTCTGGAAACCGGCGACACGCTGATCCTAATTACGGAAGGAACGGAAGCTGCCGAAGCGCTTGCCGCACTCCAAGAAGTGATGATCAAGGAAGGGCTGGGCGAGGTTTATTTGTAA